ACCGCTCCTCCACATCACACGCGCCGCGTGAGGGCCGGCAGACGATGTCATTGCCGATGCGCTTGTCCGCGGGGCACACGCCCGCGCCGCACACCTCCTCCTGGTCACACACGCCCGCCGCCGCGCGGCACGTCCTGCCCTGACAGTCCGGGTCCGCGCAGTCCACGAGCCCGTCGCAGTCGTCATCCCTTCCGTCCCCACACGTCTGCTCGGTGGCGCCTCCCGGGCAGGCACAGCTCGCGCCTCCGCACACCTTCCCGTTGGCGCCACAGGACTTCGCCTCGCAATCCGGGTCCACGCAATCCACGAGCCCATCACAGTCATTGTCCTGCCCGTCGGTGCACCGGCTCTCGGCCTGCTCCGTCTTCGCGCACACGCACGTGCCCGTCGCCGTGTCACACCGGGGCGTCGGCCCTCCGCACTGCGCATCCCCCACGCAGCTCACACAGGTGCGCCGGGCCGCATCGCACAGCCCGGAGCAGCTCTCACACGCCGCGCCCCCCTTGCCGCAGGACGCGTTCGCCGAGCCCGGCATGCACGTGTTCCCCTGGCAGCAACCGTCCGCGCAGGACTTCGCGTCGCAGACGCACTGGCCACCCGCGCAGCGCTGCCCCTGCCCGCACGTCTCGCACGCGCCCCACGTCCCGCCCGCCCCGCACGTCTGCACTCCCGCGCAGCCCTCCTCGCAGGAGCGCTTCGCCCCCACCGTGCACCGCTCCTCCTCCACCTCCTTGGCACACACGCCGGCAACGCACTGCTGGCCGCTGGGACACTCCCAGCCCTGCTCGGGTGCACACCGCAGTTCTCCGGGCTCCACCGGCCCGCAGCCCACGGCCACTCCCAGCCACCACACGCAGCACAGCAGCCACCGCGCGCCCACCCCTGCTCCCACGCCTCGATCCATGACGATGACTCCCCAACCCTGGCACCACGCCAGCGAATGTTTCGGAGAGCCGCTCGAAGCAACCGCCCTGCCAACGCCATCCTCCGAGGGAAGACACGCCCCCTTCCACCTCCCTGGCCATCCTCCGCGGGAGATGCTCATCCCGCCGGAGCGACAGCTCACCTGTCACCGGCTCGCCGGAGTCCGCTCCAACCAGAGCAGGCCCAGCTCGAGCGGCACCGCGTCGAAGGGCTCGGCGCGCACCGGCTGCTCGCCCTCGTGTGTCGCGGTGAGCACCCAACCGGACGGCCCCCGCCGGTACACCTCCAGGGTGCGCGCCAGCGGGTCGATGAGCCACGCGTACACCACGCCCTCGCGGTGATAGATGGGCAGCTTGCGCTCGCGGTCGATGGAGGCCGTGGAGGGAGAGAGCACCTCCCCCACCCAGTCCGGCGCGAGTGTCGTGAAGGGTTCTTCGGGGGAAGGGAGCTTCGGCATGCGCTCGCGGCGCCAACCGGCCAGGTCCGGCACGAGGATGTCCCGGCCCAGGTGCAGCTCCGGCTCATAGAGAATCCACCACCCACCGGGCCCACCCCGCCCCAGCC
The sequence above is drawn from the Archangium gephyra genome and encodes:
- a CDS encoding Uma2 family endonuclease, whose product is MAKGKKPATYEDLEALPVGWVGEILEDELVASPRPALGHANVGYVLSVELGGPFRLGRGGPGGWWILYEPELHLGRDILVPDLAGWRRERMPKLPSPEEPFTTLAPDWVGEVLSPSTASIDRERKLPIYHREGVVYAWLIDPLARTLEVYRRGPSGWVLTATHEGEQPVRAEPFDAVPLELGLLWLERTPASR